Proteins from a genomic interval of Bradyrhizobium sp. CCBAU 53340:
- a CDS encoding DMT family transporter: MSSPQANSSVARPLSAGAIALMLMLCLTWGFNQIAVKLVLPDIPPMLQATFRSMGALPVLFIIGSFRGVKFFERDGTWKAGLVAGVMFGIEFVLIYQGLRFTSVSRAVVFLYTAPFFVALGSYQMLGERLGGPQWLGLAVSFAGVALAIGVPQPDVDAKVLLGDLMIVGGASLWAATTLVAKSTKLRFAAPEKALGYQVATSIPILGLAAWLFGESITHTPSPLSIGLLAFQAIWVVGTTFTLWFALVKAYSASKLSAFTFITPLFGVVGSYFIMHDTLSLAFGAAAVLVIAGLFLVNRPSREAAAPADTLLNVTKT, from the coding sequence ATGTCCTCACCTCAAGCCAACTCATCCGTCGCGCGGCCCCTGAGTGCCGGCGCCATCGCCCTGATGCTTATGCTGTGCCTGACCTGGGGCTTCAACCAGATTGCGGTGAAGCTGGTGCTGCCGGACATCCCGCCGATGCTCCAGGCCACCTTTCGCTCGATGGGCGCATTGCCGGTGCTGTTCATCATCGGTAGCTTTCGCGGCGTCAAATTCTTCGAGCGCGACGGGACCTGGAAAGCCGGCCTCGTCGCCGGGGTGATGTTCGGCATCGAGTTCGTGCTGATCTACCAGGGTCTGCGCTTCACCTCGGTGTCCCGCGCGGTCGTGTTTCTCTACACTGCGCCGTTCTTCGTCGCACTCGGATCCTACCAGATGCTCGGCGAGCGGCTTGGCGGTCCGCAATGGCTGGGGCTCGCCGTGAGCTTTGCCGGCGTCGCGCTTGCGATCGGCGTGCCGCAGCCTGATGTCGATGCCAAGGTGCTGCTCGGCGATCTCATGATCGTCGGTGGCGCGTCGCTCTGGGCCGCGACCACGCTTGTTGCCAAGAGCACAAAGCTGCGCTTCGCCGCGCCCGAGAAGGCACTCGGCTATCAGGTCGCAACCTCGATCCCGATCCTGGGGCTGGCGGCCTGGCTGTTCGGCGAATCCATCACCCACACGCCGTCGCCGCTTTCGATTGGCCTGTTGGCGTTCCAGGCGATCTGGGTGGTGGGAACCACGTTCACGCTTTGGTTCGCGCTGGTGAAGGCCTATTCGGCCAGCAAATTGTCGGCTTTTACCTTCATCACCCCTTTGTTTGGCGTGGTGGGTAGCTATTTCATCATGCACGACACCCTGAGTCTGGCCTTTGGGGCGGCAGCCGTCCTTGTAATTGCTGGACTTTTTCTGGTTAACCGTCCGAGCCGAGAGGCTGCGGCGCCAGCTGATACATTGCTGAACGTCACCAAAACCTGA
- a CDS encoding Fur family transcriptional regulator produces MTLAKPAFPTPDHDHGRCTADALAHAEAVCEQRAQKFTPIRRQVLGALLSSHRPLGAYEVIDELAKSMPRPAPITVYRALDFLMANGLVHRIESRNAYLACAAHDHDATSAVAFLICERCGLVGEIPSASFAGDLNAAARASGFVPKLSVVEITGVCTHCQKAS; encoded by the coding sequence ATGACCCTCGCAAAGCCGGCCTTTCCGACGCCCGACCATGATCACGGCCGCTGCACTGCGGACGCGCTGGCGCACGCGGAGGCGGTTTGCGAGCAGCGGGCGCAGAAATTCACGCCGATCCGCCGCCAGGTGCTGGGGGCGCTGCTCTCCAGCCATCGCCCGCTCGGCGCGTATGAAGTGATCGACGAACTCGCCAAATCGATGCCGCGGCCGGCGCCGATCACGGTCTATCGTGCTCTCGATTTCCTGATGGCGAACGGCCTCGTGCACCGCATCGAAAGCCGCAACGCCTATCTCGCCTGCGCCGCGCACGACCACGACGCCACTTCGGCGGTGGCGTTCCTGATCTGCGAGCGCTGCGGCCTGGTCGGCGAGATTCCGTCAGCGTCCTTCGCCGGCGATCTCAACGCCGCGGCGCGCGCGTCCGGCTTCGTCCCCAAATTGTCCGTGGTGGAGATCACGGGCGTCTGCACCCATTGCCAGAAAGCTTCTTAG
- a CDS encoding MarR family winged helix-turn-helix transcriptional regulator — protein MTRGSSVDQNFLFTLGELYRLLRVYADKEASRFGITRAQWAVLAKVERSEGMKQSELAELLEMQPITLTRLIDKLCDSDWIERRSDASDRRVKRLYLKKAGRQLLGKMSGLKSELTANALDGITPADAHRLLTQLETIKENVRNAIQTSGAEQARKEQRYG, from the coding sequence ATGACCCGCGGGTCGTCTGTCGACCAGAATTTCCTGTTCACGCTCGGCGAGCTGTACCGGCTCTTGCGCGTCTATGCCGACAAGGAGGCCTCGCGCTTCGGCATCACCCGCGCGCAGTGGGCTGTGCTGGCCAAGGTCGAGCGCAGCGAGGGCATGAAGCAATCGGAACTCGCCGAACTCCTGGAGATGCAGCCGATCACGCTGACGCGGTTGATCGACAAGCTCTGCGACAGCGACTGGATCGAGCGCCGCAGCGACGCCTCGGACCGCCGCGTCAAGCGTCTTTATCTGAAGAAGGCCGGACGGCAATTGCTCGGCAAGATGAGTGGCCTCAAATCCGAGCTGACCGCGAACGCGCTCGACGGCATCACCCCCGCGGATGCCCACCGTCTTCTCACTCAACTCGAAACAATCAAGGAAAACGTGCGTAACGCGATCCAGACGTCAGGCGCGGAGCAAGCACGTAAGGAACAGCGCTATGGCTGA
- a CDS encoding HlyD family secretion protein produces MADQVLKFQPEQKLDSGKPTKKAGTDPRRRFIAGLRRYRRFLLMVVLPIAAVIAGLAFYLNGGRYVGTDDAYVGAQKVLVTPDISGKIQKVVVKEGQSVKKGDELFEIDPVPFRLAADEAKAQLAQAQTTYDNLIANIKIYGDMLDLAQQGVDLKQRDVERKQALVKNSFGSQLDLDNASNALVTAGAQSQFIKQQLSNAKTQLLGNPKLPLEQFPPYVQAKAKLEDAQRNLDHTVLRAPMDGIATQVEQIQLGRYVAAGTAVFSIIDVAHPWVDANPKESDLTYVTEGQPVTLEVDAFPNHVFKGKIGSLSPGTGAQFAILPPQNATGNFVKVVQRVPVRIYFDESDKYVNKLKAGMSVYATIDTGHKRSLAGLLGLSATAGQDNDKD; encoded by the coding sequence ATGGCTGATCAGGTTCTCAAGTTCCAGCCCGAGCAGAAGCTCGACAGCGGCAAGCCGACCAAGAAAGCCGGCACCGACCCACGCCGCCGCTTCATCGCCGGCCTGCGCCGCTATCGCCGCTTCCTGCTGATGGTGGTGCTGCCGATCGCCGCCGTCATTGCCGGCCTTGCCTTCTACCTCAATGGCGGCCGCTATGTCGGCACCGACGATGCCTATGTCGGCGCGCAGAAGGTGCTGGTGACGCCCGACATCTCCGGCAAGATCCAGAAGGTCGTCGTGAAGGAAGGCCAGTCGGTCAAGAAGGGCGACGAGCTGTTCGAGATCGATCCCGTGCCGTTCCGCCTCGCGGCTGACGAAGCCAAGGCGCAACTCGCCCAGGCGCAGACGACCTATGACAATCTCATCGCCAACATCAAGATCTACGGTGACATGCTCGATCTCGCCCAACAGGGCGTCGACCTGAAGCAGCGCGACGTTGAGCGCAAGCAGGCGCTGGTGAAGAACAGCTTCGGCTCGCAGCTCGACCTTGATAACGCCTCGAACGCGCTGGTCACCGCAGGCGCGCAGTCGCAGTTCATCAAGCAGCAGCTCTCCAACGCCAAGACGCAATTGCTCGGCAATCCCAAGCTGCCGTTGGAACAGTTCCCGCCCTACGTCCAGGCCAAGGCCAAGCTCGAAGACGCCCAGCGCAATCTCGACCACACAGTACTGCGCGCGCCGATGGATGGCATCGCGACCCAGGTCGAGCAGATCCAGCTCGGCCGCTATGTCGCCGCCGGCACGGCGGTGTTCTCCATCATCGACGTCGCCCATCCCTGGGTCGACGCCAATCCGAAGGAGAGCGACCTCACCTACGTCACTGAAGGACAGCCCGTGACGCTCGAGGTCGACGCGTTCCCGAACCACGTCTTCAAGGGCAAGATCGGCTCGCTCTCGCCCGGCACCGGCGCACAATTCGCGATCCTGCCGCCCCAGAACGCCACCGGCAATTTCGTCAAGGTGGTGCAGCGCGTGCCTGTCAGGATCTATTTCGACGAGAGCGACAAATACGTGAACAAGCTGAAGGCCGGCATGAGCGTCTATGCCACCATCGACACCGGCCACAAGCGATCGCTCGCCGGCCTGCTCGGCCTGTCGGCGACGGCCGGTCAGGACAACGACAAGGACTGA
- a CDS encoding MDR family MFS transporter: MSGPNASLMVPGLRRNMVTICAMTATIMQALDTTIANVALPYMQGTLSASQDQINWVLTSYIVAAAIMTAPVGWIANRYGRKRIFIICSAGFTMASVLCGLAQDINQMVLFRLLQGVFGAALVPLSQSVMLDYYTLAERAKAMSIWGMGVMMGPIMGPSLGAWLTETYSWHWVFFVNLPFGAITVIGLIIFMDETKKDLTLKFDWFGFAALAIAIGALQLALDRGEQLGWLESNEIIAEFIVSAVAFYFFLAHSFTTSTPFIRFALFRDRNFVTGCMFMIVMGLVLFSTMALASPYMQNVIGYPIITAGLLLASRGFGTFFAMMLVGRMMRYFEARTLIISGLTLTAGSLFQMTGWTDLTQAPEIVTVSVIQGFGFGLVFVPLSTVSFLTLSNNLRTDGTAMLTLMRNVASSVGISVVIAQLTQGTRRTYAILSEHVNPFNQALQMPDVSRMIDLTTSAGRAMADRMVGVQAQIIAFSHDYQLVMFFILCTIPLALLIGSTKATLRKQAAGPEHAVIE, translated from the coding sequence ATGTCCGGCCCCAATGCCAGCCTGATGGTCCCCGGCCTGCGCCGTAACATGGTGACGATCTGCGCCATGACGGCGACCATCATGCAGGCGCTGGACACGACCATCGCCAATGTCGCGCTGCCATATATGCAGGGCACGCTGTCGGCCTCCCAGGACCAGATCAACTGGGTGCTGACCTCCTACATCGTCGCCGCCGCGATCATGACGGCGCCGGTCGGCTGGATCGCCAACCGCTACGGCCGCAAGCGCATCTTCATCATCTGCTCGGCCGGCTTCACCATGGCCTCCGTGCTGTGCGGCCTCGCCCAGGACATCAACCAGATGGTGCTGTTCCGCCTGCTGCAGGGCGTGTTCGGCGCAGCGCTGGTGCCGTTGTCGCAATCGGTCATGCTCGACTATTACACGCTTGCCGAACGCGCCAAGGCGATGTCGATCTGGGGCATGGGCGTGATGATGGGCCCGATCATGGGGCCCTCGCTCGGCGCCTGGCTGACCGAGACCTATTCGTGGCACTGGGTGTTCTTCGTCAATCTGCCGTTCGGCGCGATCACCGTGATCGGGCTCATCATCTTCATGGACGAGACCAAGAAGGATCTGACCCTGAAGTTCGACTGGTTCGGCTTCGCGGCCCTGGCGATCGCGATCGGCGCGCTGCAGCTCGCGCTCGACCGCGGCGAGCAATTGGGCTGGCTGGAATCCAACGAGATCATCGCCGAGTTCATCGTCTCGGCCGTCGCCTTCTACTTCTTCCTCGCGCACTCCTTCACGACCTCGACGCCGTTCATCCGCTTCGCGCTGTTTCGGGATCGCAACTTCGTCACCGGCTGCATGTTCATGATCGTGATGGGGCTCGTGCTGTTCTCGACCATGGCGCTGGCCTCGCCCTACATGCAGAACGTGATCGGCTATCCGATCATCACCGCCGGCCTCTTGCTGGCCAGCCGCGGCTTCGGCACCTTCTTCGCCATGATGCTGGTCGGCCGCATGATGCGGTATTTCGAGGCGCGCACGCTGATCATCTCGGGCCTGACGCTGACCGCGGGCTCGCTGTTCCAGATGACCGGCTGGACCGATTTGACCCAGGCGCCGGAGATCGTGACCGTCAGCGTGATCCAGGGTTTTGGCTTCGGCCTCGTGTTCGTGCCGCTCTCGACGGTGTCGTTCCTGACGCTGTCGAACAATCTGCGCACCGACGGCACCGCGATGCTGACCCTGATGCGCAACGTCGCAAGCTCGGTCGGCATCTCCGTCGTCATCGCCCAGCTGACGCAGGGGACGCGGCGGACCTACGCGATCCTGTCCGAGCACGTCAACCCGTTCAACCAGGCGCTGCAGATGCCTGATGTCAGCCGCATGATCGATCTTACCACCAGCGCCGGCCGCGCCATGGCGGACAGGATGGTCGGCGTGCAGGCGCAGATCATCGCGTTTTCACACGACTACCAGCTCGTGATGTTCTTCATCCTCTGCACCATCCCGCTGGCGCTGCTGATCGGCTCGACCAAGGCCACGCTGCGCAAGCAGGCGGCGGGACCGGAACATGCGGTGATCGAGTAG
- a CDS encoding phosphotransferase — translation MARDRGIVNFMTPPQLPDVVEPARLTAALRRGGALDAGAVREVKVLHQRDTVVSHIIRLGLRYVGESAGAPQTLILKTPHADFAKTLAQGGRHEVTFYTKLAPNMPPGLVPRCFGGHFDGDNLTWHLLLEDLTDSHEVAAQWPLPPSREQAMAIVTTLAGWHAAWWDHPGLGDSVGSWMSVDDTSKLIETFAGHYDRFADLLGDRLSEERRILYRRFIEQSDRLLDRYHSHRHLSIAHGDAHTWNFLLPRAEVADTVRIFDFDQWRINVPTHDLAYMMATQWYPERRQTLERALLNRYHETLIAHGVSGYTRGALDQDYRRSVLWHITKPVWQWSINLPPLIWWNNLERVMMAVEDLGCEELL, via the coding sequence ATGGCGCGGGACAGGGGCATCGTGAATTTCATGACACCTCCACAGTTACCTGATGTTGTTGAGCCCGCCCGATTGACGGCCGCGCTACGCCGAGGCGGTGCGCTGGACGCGGGCGCGGTCCGCGAGGTGAAGGTGCTGCATCAGCGCGATACGGTCGTGTCGCACATCATCCGCCTTGGTCTGCGCTATGTCGGCGAATCCGCCGGTGCCCCGCAAACGCTGATCCTGAAGACGCCGCACGCCGATTTTGCCAAGACGCTGGCGCAGGGTGGCCGGCACGAAGTGACCTTCTATACGAAGCTCGCACCGAACATGCCGCCCGGACTGGTGCCGCGTTGCTTTGGCGGGCATTTCGACGGAGACAATCTCACCTGGCATCTGCTGCTCGAGGACCTCACCGACAGCCATGAGGTCGCGGCCCAATGGCCGCTGCCGCCGTCTCGCGAACAGGCGATGGCGATCGTCACAACGCTCGCGGGCTGGCATGCGGCATGGTGGGACCACCCAGGTCTCGGCGACAGCGTCGGCAGCTGGATGAGCGTCGATGATACGTCAAAGTTGATCGAGACGTTTGCCGGCCATTACGATCGCTTCGCCGACCTCCTTGGCGATCGCCTGAGCGAAGAGCGACGTATCCTTTATCGCCGGTTCATCGAGCAGTCGGATCGTTTGCTCGATCGCTATCATTCCCATCGGCATCTCTCTATTGCGCACGGCGACGCCCATACCTGGAATTTCCTGCTGCCGCGCGCGGAGGTCGCCGACACCGTGCGCATTTTCGATTTCGACCAGTGGCGCATCAATGTACCGACTCACGACCTCGCCTACATGATGGCAACGCAATGGTATCCGGAGCGCCGGCAGACGCTCGAGCGCGCGCTGCTCAACCGCTATCATGAAACGTTGATCGCGCACGGCGTCAGCGGCTACACGCGCGGCGCACTCGACCAGGATTATCGCCGATCGGTGCTCTGGCACATCACCAAGCCGGTCTGGCAATGGAGCATCAATCTGCCGCCGCTGATCTGGTGGAACAATCTGGAGCGGGTGATGATGGCGGTCGAGGATCTGGGCTGCGAGGAGTTGTTGTAG